One stretch of Fictibacillus sp. b24 DNA includes these proteins:
- the rpsG gene encoding 30S ribosomal protein S7 encodes MPRKGPVARRDVLPDPIYKSKLVTRLINKIMIDGKRGVAQTILYNAFDLIKERTNQDPMEVFEQALKNIMPVLEVRARRVGGANYQVPVEVRPERRTTLGLRYLTNYSRLRGEKTMEERLAYEIMDAANNTGASVKKREDMHKMAEANKAFAHYRW; translated from the coding sequence ATGCCACGTAAAGGACCTGTTGCTCGTCGTGATGTGTTACCTGATCCAATTTACAAGTCTAAGCTTGTAACTCGTCTAATCAATAAAATTATGATTGACGGTAAGAGAGGGGTAGCTCAAACAATCTTGTACAATGCGTTCGATCTTATTAAAGAACGTACAAACCAAGATCCTATGGAAGTGTTTGAACAAGCTCTTAAAAATATCATGCCAGTTCTTGAAGTTCGTGCTCGCCGTGTTGGTGGAGCTAACTACCAAGTACCAGTTGAAGTTCGCCCAGAGCGTCGTACAACTTTAGGACTTCGTTACCTAACGAACTACTCTCGTCTACGCGGAGAAAAGACAATGGAAGAACGTCTTGCGTATGAGATCATGGATGCTGCAAACAACACTGGTGCTTCTGTTAAGAAGCGCGAAGATATGCACAAAATGGCAGAAGCAAACAAAGCGTTTGCTCACTACCGCTGGTAA
- the rpsJ gene encoding 30S ribosomal protein S10 translates to MAKQKIRIRLKAYDHRILDQSAEKIVETAKRSGAKVSGPIPLPTEKAIYTILRAVHKYKDSREQFEMRTHKRLIDIIEPTPQTVDSLMRLDLPSGVDIEIKL, encoded by the coding sequence ATGGCAAAGCAAAAGATTCGTATCCGTTTAAAGGCGTATGATCACAGAATTCTTGATCAATCAGCTGAAAAAATCGTAGAAACTGCTAAGCGTTCAGGAGCAAAGGTATCTGGTCCTATCCCACTACCTACTGAGAAAGCGATCTACACGATCCTTCGTGCGGTTCATAAGTACAAGGACTCTCGTGAGCAGTTCGAAATGCGTACTCATAAGCGCTTGATCGATATTATCGAGCCAACACCACAAACAGTTGATTCGTTAATGCGTTTGGATCTACCGTCTGGTGTAGACATCGAAATTAAACTATAA
- the rplC gene encoding 50S ribosomal protein L3, whose translation MTKGILGRKIGMTQVFAENGDLIPVTVVEVTPNVVLQKKSVENDGYEAIQLGFDDKKDSRTNKPQAGHAAKASTSPKRYVKEFRNVDVAGYEVGQEVKADIFAEGDAVDVTGTSKGKGFQGVIKRHGQSRGPMSHGSRYHRRPGSMGAVDPNRVFKGKALPGRTGGDTVTVQNLEVVRVDAERNLLLIKGNVPGAKKSYVTINSAVKAKDAK comes from the coding sequence ATGACCAAAGGAATCTTAGGTAGAAAAATTGGTATGACTCAAGTTTTCGCAGAAAACGGAGATTTAATTCCAGTTACTGTAGTAGAAGTAACTCCTAACGTTGTTCTTCAAAAGAAATCCGTTGAGAATGATGGCTACGAAGCTATCCAACTTGGATTTGATGATAAAAAAGACTCTCGTACTAACAAGCCGCAAGCAGGACATGCTGCAAAAGCTAGCACGAGCCCTAAGCGCTACGTTAAAGAATTCCGTAATGTTGATGTTGCGGGATACGAAGTTGGTCAGGAAGTCAAAGCTGACATTTTTGCAGAAGGTGACGCTGTAGACGTTACTGGTACATCTAAAGGAAAAGGATTCCAAGGTGTTATCAAACGTCACGGGCAATCACGCGGGCCAATGAGCCACGGCTCCCGTTACCACCGTCGTCCTGGTTCAATGGGTGCTGTTGACCCTAACCGTGTTTTCAAAGGGAAAGCATTACCTGGACGTACTGGCGGAGATACAGTAACTGTACAAAACCTTGAAGTTGTTAGGGTTGATGCAGAACGTAATCTTCTACTAATCAAAGGTAACGTACCTGGAGCGAAAAAGAGCTACGTTACAATTAACTCTGCTGTTAAAGCAAAGGATGCTAAATAA
- the tuf gene encoding elongation factor Tu, which yields MGKEKFDRSKTHANIGTIGHVDHGKTTLTAAITTVLAKKNGKGVAMAYDQIDGAPEERERGITISTAHVEYETDSRHYAHVDCPGHADYVKNMITGAAQMDGGILVVSAADGPMPQTREHILLSRQVGVPYLVVFMNKCDMVDDEELLELVEMEVRDLLSEYDFPGDDIPVIKGSALKALEGDADWEAKIYELMDAVDSYIPTPPRDTEKPFMMPVEDVFSITGRGTVATGRVERGVVKVGDVVEILGLTEEPKSTTVTGVEMFRKLLDYAEAGDNIGALLRGVSRDDVERGQVLAKPGTVKAHTKFKSEVYVLSKEEGGRHTPFFSNYRPQFYFRTTDVTGIIQLPEGVEMVMPGDNVEMTVELIAPIAIEEGTKFSIREGGRTVGAGVVATITE from the coding sequence ATGGGTAAAGAGAAATTTGATCGTTCCAAAACGCATGCTAACATTGGTACTATTGGTCACGTTGACCATGGTAAAACAACTTTAACAGCTGCTATCACTACTGTTCTTGCTAAGAAAAACGGTAAGGGTGTAGCAATGGCTTATGACCAAATCGATGGTGCTCCAGAAGAGCGCGAACGTGGAATCACAATCTCAACTGCACACGTTGAGTATGAAACTGATTCTCGTCACTATGCACACGTAGACTGCCCAGGACATGCTGACTATGTTAAGAACATGATCACTGGTGCAGCACAAATGGATGGTGGGATCCTAGTAGTATCTGCTGCTGACGGCCCAATGCCACAAACTCGTGAGCACATCCTTCTTTCTCGTCAAGTAGGTGTACCTTACCTTGTTGTATTCATGAACAAGTGTGACATGGTAGACGACGAAGAACTTCTTGAGCTAGTTGAAATGGAAGTTCGTGACCTTCTTTCTGAGTATGACTTCCCAGGAGACGACATTCCTGTAATCAAAGGTTCTGCTCTTAAAGCTCTTGAAGGAGACGCTGATTGGGAAGCTAAAATCTACGAGCTAATGGATGCTGTAGATTCTTATATCCCAACACCTCCTCGTGACACTGAAAAGCCATTCATGATGCCAGTTGAGGATGTATTCTCAATCACTGGTCGTGGTACAGTTGCTACTGGACGTGTTGAGCGTGGAGTAGTAAAAGTTGGTGACGTAGTTGAGATCCTTGGTCTTACTGAAGAGCCAAAATCAACAACTGTAACAGGTGTTGAAATGTTCCGTAAGCTTCTTGACTATGCTGAAGCTGGTGACAACATTGGTGCACTTCTTCGTGGGGTTTCCCGTGACGATGTTGAGCGTGGACAAGTTCTTGCTAAGCCAGGTACTGTTAAAGCTCACACTAAGTTCAAATCAGAAGTATACGTTCTTTCAAAAGAAGAGGGTGGACGTCACACTCCATTCTTCTCTAACTACCGTCCTCAGTTCTACTTCCGTACAACTGACGTAACTGGTATCATCCAACTTCCTGAAGGCGTAGAAATGGTTATGCCTGGAGATAACGTTGAGATGACTGTAGAACTAATCGCTCCAATCGCTATCGAAGAAGGAACTAAGTTCTCTATTCGTGAAGGTGGACGTACAGTTGGTGCAGGCGTAGTTGCAACAATCACTGAGTAA
- the rplW gene encoding 50S ribosomal protein L23: MEARDVIKRPVITERSTEIMADKKYTFEVNPRATKTQIKGALEEIFGVKIQSVNTANYKGKFKRVGRHTGYTSKRKKAVVTLTPESKELDFFEGV; encoded by the coding sequence ATGGAAGCTCGTGATGTGATTAAGCGCCCCGTTATTACAGAGCGTTCTACTGAAATAATGGCTGACAAAAAATACACGTTCGAAGTAAACCCTCGTGCTACTAAGACTCAAATCAAAGGTGCACTAGAAGAAATCTTTGGCGTAAAAATTCAATCTGTTAACACTGCTAACTACAAAGGTAAGTTTAAGCGTGTAGGCCGTCATACTGGTTACACTTCTAAGCGTAAAAAAGCAGTAGTTACATTAACTCCAGAAAGCAAAGAACTCGACTTTTTTGAAGGAGTTTAA
- a CDS encoding 50S ribosomal protein L7ae-like protein: protein MSYEKVTQASEIIVGTKQTIKALQNGEVKELVVAEDADFRVTSKVLQIAEEKHVPIVKVDSMKKLGKACGIDVGAATVAIKG from the coding sequence ATGTCTTATGAAAAAGTGACACAGGCTTCTGAAATTATCGTAGGTACTAAGCAAACAATCAAAGCTTTACAGAACGGCGAGGTCAAAGAGCTGGTCGTTGCGGAAGACGCTGATTTTCGAGTAACGAGCAAAGTATTGCAGATTGCTGAAGAGAAGCACGTACCGATCGTAAAGGTTGATTCCATGAAAAAGCTTGGAAAAGCATGCGGTATAGATGTCGGGGCCGCAACTGTTGCGATAAAAGGATAA
- the rpoC gene encoding DNA-directed RNA polymerase subunit beta' gives MIDVNNFEYMKIGLASPDKIRSWSRGEVKKPETINYRTLKPEKDGLFCERIFGPTKDWECHCGKYKRVRYKGVVCDRCGVEVTRAKVRRDRMGHIELAAPVSHIWYFKGIPSRMGLVLDMSPRALEEVIYFASYVVTETGDTPLEKKQLLSEKEYRTYREKYGKGFTAQMGAEAIKRLLEDIDAEKEVEMLKEELKTAQGQRRTRAIKRLEVLEAFRHSGNHADWMILEVLPVIPPELRPMVQLDGGRFATSDLNDLYRRVINRNNRLKRLLDLGAPNIIVQNEKRMLQEAVDALIDNGRRGRPVTGPGNRPLKSLSHMLKGKQGRFRQNLLGKRVDYSGRSVIVVGPNLKMYQCGLPKEMALELFKPFVMKELVSKGLAHNIKSAKRKVERVQPEVWDVLEEVIREHPVLLNRAPTLHRLGIQAFEPTLVEGRAIRLHPLVCTAYNADFDGDQMAVHVPLSAEAQAEARILMLAAQNILNPKDGKPVVTPSQDMVLGNYYLTLERAGAIGEGSVFKDINEAIIAYENGYVHLHTRIAVPVSSLNKETFTEEQQSKLLMTTVGKLLFNEILPPSFPYINEPTTTNLQVETPEKYFLDPASNVKEEIQKHEEIVPFKKGILGKIIAEVFKRFKITETSKMLDRMKDLGFKYSTRAGITIGVSDIVVLPEKQEILAVAEEKVVNVTKQFRRGLITEEERYERVINVWSLAKDEIQNKLMGTLDKRNPIFMMSDSGARGNASNFTQLAGMRGLMANPAGKIIELPIKSSFREGLTVLEYFISTHGARKGLADTALKTADSGYLTRRLVDVAQDVIVREDDCGTDRGLEVAAIKEGNEVIEPLHERLIGRTAYKKVYHPETKEILADVNQLITEDMAAHIEEVGVKAVTIRSVFTCDTRHGVCKKCYGRNLATGSDVEVGEAVGIIAAQSIGEPGTQLTMRTFHTGGVAGDDITQGLPRIQELFEARNPKGQAVISELEGTVVGVNDNKDKREVVVQGEIESRSYTIPFGARIKAVEGDKVTAGQVLTEGSIDPKELIKVRGAEGVQEYLLREVQKVYRMQGVEIGDKHVEVMVRQMLRKVRIIDSGDSQVLPGALMDIHAFTDVNRNVLLEGGTPATGRPVLLGITKASLETESFLSAASFQETTRVLTDAAIKGKRDELLGLKENVIIGKLIPAGTGMNRYRNIGINSPVVEEENTEEANLPTELVSQD, from the coding sequence TTGATAGACGTAAATAATTTTGAATATATGAAAATTGGTCTTGCTTCACCGGACAAAATCCGGTCGTGGTCAAGAGGGGAAGTAAAGAAACCTGAAACAATCAACTACCGTACACTTAAGCCTGAAAAAGACGGCTTGTTCTGTGAAAGAATTTTCGGTCCTACAAAAGACTGGGAATGTCATTGCGGAAAGTATAAGCGCGTCCGTTATAAAGGTGTGGTTTGTGACCGTTGTGGTGTTGAAGTAACAAGAGCTAAAGTTCGACGTGACCGTATGGGTCACATCGAGCTTGCTGCTCCTGTATCACACATTTGGTACTTCAAGGGAATCCCAAGCCGTATGGGTCTTGTTTTGGATATGTCTCCAAGAGCATTAGAAGAAGTAATCTACTTTGCTTCATACGTTGTTACTGAAACAGGGGATACTCCTCTTGAGAAGAAACAACTGCTTTCAGAAAAGGAATACCGCACATACCGTGAAAAGTATGGAAAAGGTTTCACTGCACAAATGGGTGCAGAAGCGATCAAGCGTCTTTTAGAAGACATCGATGCTGAAAAAGAAGTTGAGATGTTGAAAGAAGAGCTTAAAACTGCACAAGGCCAACGCCGTACACGTGCGATTAAGCGTTTAGAAGTACTAGAAGCATTCCGTCATTCTGGCAATCATGCTGATTGGATGATTCTTGAAGTACTTCCGGTTATCCCACCGGAATTGCGTCCGATGGTACAGCTTGATGGCGGCCGTTTTGCCACATCTGACCTTAACGACCTATACCGTCGTGTTATCAACCGTAACAACCGTTTGAAGCGTCTATTAGACCTAGGTGCTCCTAACATTATCGTTCAAAATGAAAAACGTATGCTTCAAGAAGCAGTTGATGCATTAATCGATAATGGCCGCCGTGGCCGTCCGGTTACAGGGCCAGGAAATCGTCCGTTAAAGTCACTTTCACACATGCTGAAAGGGAAACAAGGACGTTTCCGTCAAAACTTGCTAGGTAAACGTGTTGACTACTCTGGTCGTTCGGTTATCGTTGTAGGTCCGAACCTAAAGATGTACCAATGTGGTCTGCCTAAAGAGATGGCACTGGAACTGTTTAAACCGTTTGTTATGAAAGAATTAGTATCAAAAGGTCTTGCACACAACATTAAGAGTGCAAAACGCAAAGTAGAGCGCGTTCAGCCTGAAGTTTGGGATGTTTTAGAAGAAGTTATTCGCGAGCACCCAGTACTTCTTAACCGTGCACCTACACTTCACAGACTTGGTATCCAAGCATTCGAACCAACGCTTGTTGAAGGCCGTGCAATCCGTCTTCACCCACTCGTATGTACAGCATATAACGCTGACTTTGATGGTGACCAAATGGCGGTCCACGTTCCTTTATCAGCTGAAGCTCAAGCAGAGGCTCGTATCTTAATGCTTGCTGCCCAAAACATCTTGAACCCGAAAGATGGTAAGCCGGTAGTAACACCTTCACAGGATATGGTATTAGGTAACTATTACTTAACACTTGAGCGTGCAGGAGCTATTGGTGAAGGGTCTGTATTTAAGGACATCAATGAAGCGATCATCGCTTATGAAAATGGATATGTACACTTGCATACGCGTATTGCCGTGCCTGTATCCAGCTTGAATAAAGAGACTTTCACGGAAGAACAGCAATCTAAACTTCTGATGACTACAGTAGGTAAGTTGTTATTCAACGAAATCCTGCCTCCGTCATTCCCGTACATTAACGAACCGACTACGACGAACCTTCAAGTGGAGACACCTGAAAAGTACTTCTTAGATCCGGCATCTAATGTGAAGGAAGAAATTCAGAAGCATGAAGAAATTGTTCCTTTCAAGAAAGGAATCCTCGGTAAGATTATCGCGGAAGTGTTCAAACGCTTTAAGATTACTGAAACGTCTAAAATGCTAGATCGCATGAAAGACTTAGGATTCAAATATTCTACACGCGCTGGTATTACGATCGGTGTATCCGATATCGTTGTATTACCAGAAAAGCAAGAAATCCTTGCTGTTGCGGAAGAAAAAGTAGTTAACGTTACAAAGCAATTCAGACGTGGTTTAATCACGGAAGAAGAGCGCTATGAGCGTGTAATTAATGTTTGGAGTTTGGCGAAAGACGAAATCCAAAATAAATTGATGGGTACGCTTGATAAGCGAAACCCAATCTTCATGATGAGTGACTCCGGTGCCCGTGGTAACGCGTCTAACTTTACGCAGCTAGCTGGTATGCGTGGTCTGATGGCCAACCCTGCTGGTAAAATCATCGAGTTACCGATCAAATCAAGTTTCCGTGAAGGTCTAACAGTACTCGAGTACTTTATCTCTACTCACGGAGCGCGTAAAGGTCTTGCCGATACAGCCCTTAAAACAGCTGACTCTGGTTACCTTACTCGTCGTTTGGTTGATGTTGCTCAAGACGTTATCGTCCGTGAAGATGACTGTGGAACTGACCGTGGCTTAGAAGTTGCTGCTATTAAAGAAGGCAACGAAGTGATCGAGCCGCTTCATGAGCGCTTGATTGGTCGTACTGCATATAAAAAGGTATATCACCCAGAAACAAAAGAAATTCTTGCAGACGTTAATCAGCTGATTACTGAAGACATGGCCGCTCATATTGAAGAAGTAGGCGTGAAAGCAGTAACGATCCGTTCTGTATTTACTTGTGACACTCGTCACGGTGTTTGTAAGAAATGTTACGGACGCAACCTTGCAACAGGATCCGACGTTGAAGTTGGGGAAGCTGTTGGAATTATCGCTGCTCAATCCATCGGTGAGCCAGGTACACAGCTTACAATGCGTACCTTCCATACAGGTGGGGTAGCAGGAGACGATATCACACAAGGTCTTCCGCGTATCCAAGAATTGTTTGAAGCGCGTAACCCGAAAGGTCAGGCTGTTATTTCAGAGCTTGAAGGTACGGTTGTTGGCGTAAATGACAATAAAGATAAGCGTGAAGTTGTCGTTCAAGGTGAAATTGAATCTAGATCTTACACAATTCCTTTCGGTGCCCGTATTAAGGCGGTTGAAGGGGATAAGGTAACTGCCGGTCAAGTATTGACGGAAGGTTCAATTGATCCTAAGGAATTAATCAAAGTACGCGGTGCTGAAGGCGTACAAGAATACCTATTGCGTGAGGTACAGAAAGTTTACCGTATGCAAGGGGTAGAAATCGGAGATAAGCACGTTGAAGTAATGGTTCGCCAAATGCTTCGTAAAGTGCGTATCATCGACTCTGGTGATTCTCAAGTACTTCCAGGAGCACTTATGGACATCCATGCATTTACGGATGTTAACCGTAATGTACTTCTTGAAGGTGGAACTCCTGCTACAGGACGTCCGGTGCTTCTTGGTATTACAAAAGCATCTCTTGAAACAGAATCGTTCTTGTCTGCTGCATCGTTCCAGGAAACAACTCGAGTTCTTACTGACGCTGCTATCAAAGGTAAGCGTGACGAGCTTCTCGGACTTAAGGAAAACGTTATTATTGGTAAGCTGATCCCGGCTGGAACAGGTATGAACCGTTACAGAAACATCGGAATCAACTCTCCAGTAGTTGAAGAAGAGAACACTGAAGAGGCAAATCTGCCAACTGAACTTGTTTCTCAAGATTAA
- the rpsL gene encoding 30S ribosomal protein S12 has product MPTINQLVRKGRVSKTKKSDSPALNKGYNSFKKSQTNVSSPQKRGVCTRVGTMTPKKPNSALRKYARVRLTNGIEVTAYIPGIGHNLQEHSVVLIRGGRVKDLPGVRYHIVRGALDTAGVTNRMQGRSKYGTKRPKEAKK; this is encoded by the coding sequence ATGCCTACAATTAACCAATTAGTTCGCAAAGGTCGTGTTTCTAAAACAAAGAAATCTGACTCTCCTGCGTTAAACAAAGGTTACAACAGCTTCAAAAAGTCCCAAACTAACGTTTCATCTCCGCAAAAGCGTGGAGTTTGTACGCGTGTTGGTACTATGACTCCTAAGAAGCCGAACTCGGCGCTTCGTAAGTATGCCCGTGTTCGTCTAACAAACGGAATCGAAGTTACAGCTTACATTCCTGGTATCGGACACAACCTTCAAGAGCACAGTGTTGTTCTTATCCGTGGAGGACGTGTAAAAGATTTACCGGGGGTACGCTACCACATCGTTCGTGGTGCTCTTGATACGGCTGGTGTTACTAACCGTATGCAAGGTCGTTCTAAGTATGGAACGAAGCGTCCAAAGGAAGCTAAGAAATAA
- the rplB gene encoding 50S ribosomal protein L2 produces MGIKKFKPTTNGRRNMSQLDFAEITTDQPEKSLLAPLSKKAGRNNQGKLTVRHQGGGHKRKYRIIDFKRNKDGIPGRVATIEYDPNRTANIALIHYADGEKRYILAPKGIKVGQEIMSGTEADIKVGNSLPLANIPVGSTIHNIELKPGKGGQLARSAGAEAQLLGKEEKYALVRLGSGEVRMILLTCRATIGQVGNLEHELVNVGKAGRSRWKGIRPTVRGSVMNPNDHPHGGGEGRAPIGRKSPMSPWGKPTLGYKTRKKNSQTDKYIVRRRKK; encoded by the coding sequence ATGGGTATCAAAAAGTTTAAACCGACAACTAACGGTCGTCGTAACATGTCTCAGCTTGATTTTGCTGAAATTACAACTGACCAACCAGAAAAATCCTTGCTTGCTCCTCTTAGCAAAAAAGCTGGGCGTAACAACCAAGGTAAACTAACAGTTCGTCACCAAGGTGGTGGACACAAGCGTAAGTATCGTATCATCGATTTCAAACGTAACAAAGATGGAATACCAGGTCGCGTTGCTACAATCGAGTACGATCCAAACCGTACAGCAAACATCGCTCTTATCCACTATGCAGATGGTGAGAAGCGTTACATCCTTGCTCCTAAAGGAATCAAAGTAGGACAAGAAATCATGTCAGGAACTGAAGCTGATATTAAAGTAGGTAACTCACTTCCATTAGCTAACATTCCTGTAGGTTCTACAATTCACAACATCGAACTTAAGCCTGGTAAAGGTGGACAATTAGCTCGTTCAGCTGGTGCTGAAGCTCAACTTCTTGGTAAAGAAGAAAAGTATGCGCTAGTTCGTCTTGGTTCTGGTGAAGTTCGTATGATCCTTCTTACTTGCCGTGCAACAATCGGTCAAGTTGGTAACTTAGAGCACGAACTTGTGAACGTTGGTAAAGCTGGTCGTTCTCGCTGGAAGGGTATCCGCCCAACAGTTCGTGGTTCTGTAATGAACCCTAACGATCACCCACACGGTGGTGGTGAAGGACGCGCTCCAATCGGACGTAAATCACCAATGTCTCCATGGGGTAAACCAACTCTTGGATATAAAACTCGTAAGAAAAATAGCCAAACTGACAAGTACATTGTACGTCGTCGCAAAAAATAA
- the rplD gene encoding 50S ribosomal protein L4 codes for MPKVALFKQDGTQAGDIELNESVFGIEPNKSVLFDAVIMQQASQRQGTHDVKNRSEVAGGGRKPWKQKGTGRARQGSIRSPQWVGGGVVFGPTPRSYSYKLPKKVRRLAIKSALSSKVLDNDLIVLEALAFEAPKTKEMKQVLANLSADRKALVVTADYNDAVALSARNIPGVTVVTANGVSVLDVLNHDKLLMTKDAVEKVGEVLA; via the coding sequence ATGCCAAAAGTAGCATTATTTAAACAAGATGGTACTCAAGCTGGCGATATCGAATTAAACGAATCCGTATTCGGTATTGAACCAAATAAAAGCGTGCTTTTCGACGCTGTTATTATGCAGCAAGCATCACAGCGCCAAGGAACGCATGATGTAAAGAACCGTTCTGAAGTTGCTGGTGGTGGACGCAAGCCTTGGAAACAGAAAGGTACTGGACGTGCTCGTCAAGGATCTATCCGTTCTCCACAATGGGTTGGCGGTGGAGTGGTTTTCGGACCAACACCAAGAAGCTATTCTTACAAATTACCTAAGAAGGTTCGTCGCTTAGCTATTAAATCAGCGCTATCTTCAAAGGTTCTAGATAACGACTTGATCGTTTTAGAAGCACTTGCATTCGAAGCTCCTAAAACAAAGGAAATGAAGCAAGTTCTTGCAAATCTATCCGCAGATCGTAAAGCATTAGTTGTAACTGCTGATTACAATGACGCTGTTGCATTGTCTGCACGTAACATCCCTGGCGTAACAGTTGTTACAGCTAACGGCGTTAGTGTTCTTGACGTGTTAAACCACGACAAGCTTCTTATGACTAAAGACGCTGTGGAAAAAGTAGGGGAGGTGCTCGCATAA
- the fusA gene encoding elongation factor G, protein MAREFSLKNTRNIGIMAHIDAGKTTTTERVLYYTGRIHKIGETHEGASQMDWMEQEQERGITITSAATTAQWKGHRVNIIDTPGHVDFTVEVERSLRVLDGAVALLDAQSGVEPQTETVWRQATTYGVPRVVFVNKMDKIGADFLYSVKTIHDRLGANAHPIQLPIGAEDQFEAIIDLVEMNAVFYGNDLGTDIEVREIPEEHMPLAEEYRNKLIEAVAELDEEMMMKYLEGEEITKEELKAGIRQGTCNVEFYPVMCGSAFKNKGVQLMLDAVLDYLPSPVDVPAIKGVLPDSEEEVTRESSDEAPFSALAFKVMTDPYVGKLTFFRVYSGTLNSGSYVQNSTKGKRERVGRILQMHANSREEISIVYAGDIAAAVGLKDTTTGDTLCDEKNLVILESMVFPEPVISLSIEPKSKADQDKMGMALAKLAEEDPTFRTETNEETGQTIIAGMGELHLDILVDRMRREFKVEANVGAPQVAYRETIRQAAKVEGKFVRQSGGRGQYGHVWVEFEPGEEGSGFVFENKIVGGAVPREYIPAVQAGIEESMKNGMLAGFPLLDLKARIVDGSYHDVDSNEMAFKIAGSMALKNAKAKCDPAILEPIMKVEVTVPEEYMGDIMGDVTSRRGRVEGMEARGNAQIVKAMVPLAEMFGYATSLRSRTQGRGTYSMHFDHYEEVPKSISEEIIKKATGA, encoded by the coding sequence ATGGCTAGAGAATTCTCCTTAAAAAATACTCGTAATATCGGTATCATGGCTCACATCGATGCTGGTAAAACAACGACTACTGAACGTGTACTTTACTATACTGGCCGTATCCACAAAATTGGTGAAACTCATGAAGGAGCTTCACAAATGGACTGGATGGAGCAGGAACAAGAGCGTGGAATCACGATTACTTCCGCTGCTACAACTGCTCAATGGAAAGGTCACCGTGTCAACATTATTGACACACCAGGACACGTAGACTTTACAGTTGAAGTAGAACGTTCATTACGTGTATTAGACGGAGCGGTTGCTTTACTTGATGCTCAATCAGGTGTAGAACCACAAACAGAAACAGTATGGCGTCAGGCTACAACTTACGGAGTACCTCGTGTAGTATTCGTAAACAAAATGGACAAGATTGGTGCGGACTTCTTATATTCCGTAAAAACTATCCATGATCGTCTTGGTGCAAATGCTCACCCGATCCAATTACCGATCGGTGCTGAAGACCAATTCGAAGCTATCATCGACTTAGTTGAAATGAACGCTGTATTCTACGGGAACGACCTAGGTACTGATATCGAAGTTCGTGAAATTCCTGAAGAGCACATGCCGTTGGCTGAAGAATACCGTAACAAGTTAATTGAAGCGGTAGCTGAGCTAGACGAAGAAATGATGATGAAGTACTTAGAAGGTGAAGAAATTACGAAGGAAGAGCTTAAAGCAGGTATCCGTCAAGGAACTTGTAACGTTGAGTTCTACCCAGTAATGTGTGGTTCGGCATTTAAGAACAAAGGTGTTCAGCTTATGCTTGACGCTGTTCTTGATTACCTTCCATCGCCGGTTGATGTACCAGCTATTAAAGGTGTACTTCCTGACTCTGAAGAAGAAGTAACTCGTGAATCAAGTGACGAAGCACCATTCTCTGCACTTGCATTTAAAGTTATGACTGACCCTTATGTTGGTAAGTTAACATTCTTCCGTGTGTACTCAGGTACATTAAACTCTGGATCATACGTACAGAACTCTACAAAAGGAAAGCGCGAGCGTGTTGGACGTATCCTTCAAATGCACGCAAACTCCCGTGAAGAGATCTCAATCGTATACGCTGGAGATATCGCAGCTGCTGTAGGTCTTAAAGATACTACAACTGGTGATACACTATGTGATGAAAAGAACCTTGTTATCTTAGAATCCATGGTATTCCCAGAGCCAGTTATCTCACTATCTATCGAGCCGAAGTCTAAAGCAGACCAAGACAAGATGGGTATGGCGCTTGCTAAGCTTGCTGAAGAAGATCCAACATTCCGTACTGAAACAAACGAAGAAACTGGACAAACGATCATCGCAGGTATGGGTGAGCTTCACCTTGATATCCTAGTTGACCGTATGCGCCGTGAATTCAAGGTAGAAGCTAACGTGGGTGCTCCTCAGGTTGCTTACCGTGAAACGATTCGCCAAGCTGCTAAAGTTGAAGGTAAATTCGTTCGTCAGTCTGGTGGTCGTGGACAATACGGTCACGTTTGGGTTGAATTCGAGCCAGGTGAAGAAGGATCTGGATTCGTATTTGAAAACAAAATCGTTGGTGGGGCAGTTCCTCGTGAATACATCCCTGCAGTTCAAGCTGGTATTGAAGAATCAATGAAAAACGGAATGCTTGCTGGTTTCCCATTACTTGACCTTAAAGCTCGTATCGTTGATGGATCTTACCATGATGTTGACTCCAACGAAATGGCGTTTAAGATTGCCGGTTCAATGGCACTTAAGAACGCAAAAGCAAAGTGTGACCCTGCAATCTTAGAGCCGATTATGAAAGTTGAAGTAACGGTTCCTGAAGAGTACATGGGTGATATCATGGGTGACGTAACTTCTCGTCGTGGACGTGTTGAAGGTATGGAAGCTCGTGGTAATGCACAAATCGTTAAAGCGATGGTTCCACTTGCAGAAATGTTCGGTTACGCAACTAGCTTGCGTTCTCGTACACAAGGCCGCGGTACTTACTCAATGCACTTCGATCACTACGAAGAAGTACCTAAGTCAATTTCTGAAGAAATCATCAAAAAAGCAACTGGAGCTTAA